One stretch of Rathayibacter festucae DSM 15932 DNA includes these proteins:
- the chvE gene encoding multiple monosaccharide ABC transporter substrate-binding protein translates to MKRALIAGIAGGAMILSLAACSSGSGDSGSGSGDGGLVGVAMPTKSSERWIADGNNVKSQLEDAGYQVDLQYAEDDIPTQVSQLENMITKGAKALIVASIDGTTLTSVLEEAAANDIPVIAYDRLIRDSENVDYYATFDNYKVGVQQATSLLAGLGLTDLEGTAAASAPAGPFNIELFAGSPDDNNATFFFNGAMDTLEPFIDAGTLVVKSGETEFNTVATLRWDPEVAQSRMEDIITKTYSDGSKIQGVLSPYDGLSRGIISALTDAGYTVGTDFPIITGQDAELDSVKAIISGEQYATIYKDTRELAKEAVSMAQAVLEGTEPEVNDTETYDNGEKVVPSFLLEPVIVTKDQIQSVLVDGGYYTDAEVNG, encoded by the coding sequence ATGAAGCGCGCTCTCATCGCCGGCATCGCCGGTGGCGCGATGATCCTCTCCCTCGCCGCCTGCTCGAGCGGCTCCGGCGACTCGGGCTCCGGCTCGGGCGACGGCGGCCTCGTCGGCGTCGCGATGCCGACCAAGTCCTCCGAGCGCTGGATCGCCGACGGCAACAACGTCAAGTCGCAGCTCGAGGACGCCGGCTACCAGGTCGACCTGCAGTACGCCGAGGACGACATCCCCACCCAGGTCTCGCAGCTCGAGAACATGATCACCAAGGGCGCCAAGGCCCTGATCGTCGCCTCGATCGACGGCACCACCCTCACCAGCGTCCTCGAGGAGGCCGCGGCGAACGACATCCCCGTCATCGCCTACGACCGCCTCATCCGCGACTCCGAGAACGTGGACTACTACGCCACGTTCGACAACTACAAGGTCGGCGTCCAGCAGGCCACCTCGCTCCTCGCGGGCCTCGGCCTGACCGACCTCGAGGGCACCGCCGCGGCGAGCGCCCCGGCCGGCCCCTTCAACATCGAGCTCTTCGCCGGCAGCCCCGACGACAACAACGCCACGTTCTTCTTCAACGGCGCGATGGACACCCTCGAGCCCTTCATCGACGCGGGCACCCTCGTCGTGAAGTCGGGCGAGACCGAGTTCAACACCGTCGCCACGCTGCGCTGGGACCCCGAGGTCGCCCAGAGCCGCATGGAGGACATCATCACCAAGACGTACTCCGACGGCTCGAAGATCCAGGGCGTCCTCTCGCCCTACGACGGCCTCAGCCGCGGCATCATCTCCGCGCTGACGGATGCCGGCTACACCGTGGGCACCGACTTCCCGATCATCACCGGTCAGGACGCCGAGCTCGACTCGGTCAAGGCGATCATCTCGGGTGAGCAGTACGCGACCATCTACAAGGACACCCGCGAGCTCGCCAAGGAGGCCGTCTCCATGGCCCAGGCCGTCCTCGAGGGCACCGAGCCCGAGGTCAACGACACCGAGACCTACGACAACGGCGAGAAGGTCGTCCCGTCCTTCCTGCTCGAGCCGGTCATCGTCACCAAGGACCAGATCCAGTCGGTCCTCGTCGACGGCGGCTACTACACCGACGCCGAGGTCAACGGCTAA
- a CDS encoding LacI family DNA-binding transcriptional regulator has protein sequence MASIHDVARVAGVSISTVSYALSGKRSIAASTRQRVDEAVRQLGYRPHAGARMLAGARTHILALSAPMRGELHLPTHMRFVTEVLERARESDYDVLLLVTDEASSGIARVSSSSLVDGVVLMGVDDEDDRAALIRAAGVPATFIGVPADAHDLACVDLDFAEAARRSVRLLAEQGHRSIGLIEHPQSYTDRNAGFVRRFDDAFEAECAALGLALSVERPHIGRASASAAVDALLTAPVSALVLHCNEPVAEAAIERLVERGLSIPGDLSVLAACASYDGAALPVPVSSIPLPFDAMCRAAVARTLQQIDSGRTTGVDLLPPHYVDRGSLALAATGAPVPAAP, from the coding sequence ATGGCGAGCATCCACGACGTCGCCCGCGTGGCCGGAGTCTCGATCAGCACCGTCTCCTACGCCCTCTCCGGCAAGCGATCGATCGCCGCCTCCACCCGCCAGCGGGTCGACGAGGCCGTCCGGCAGCTGGGCTACCGGCCGCACGCCGGCGCCCGCATGCTCGCCGGAGCGCGGACCCACATCCTCGCCCTCTCGGCGCCGATGCGCGGCGAGCTGCACCTGCCCACCCACATGCGCTTCGTCACCGAGGTGCTCGAGCGGGCCCGGGAGTCCGACTACGACGTCCTCCTCCTCGTCACGGACGAGGCCTCCAGCGGCATCGCCCGCGTCTCCTCCTCCTCGCTCGTCGACGGCGTCGTCCTGATGGGCGTCGACGACGAGGACGACCGCGCGGCCCTCATCCGCGCGGCCGGTGTCCCAGCGACCTTCATCGGCGTCCCGGCCGACGCGCACGACCTCGCCTGCGTCGACCTCGACTTCGCCGAGGCTGCCCGCCGCAGCGTCCGCCTGCTCGCCGAGCAGGGTCACCGCTCGATCGGCCTGATCGAGCACCCGCAGTCGTACACCGACCGCAACGCCGGCTTCGTCCGCCGCTTCGACGACGCCTTCGAGGCGGAGTGCGCGGCCCTCGGCCTCGCCCTCAGCGTCGAGCGCCCGCACATCGGCCGCGCGAGCGCGTCGGCGGCGGTCGACGCGCTGCTCACCGCCCCGGTCTCCGCCCTCGTGCTGCACTGCAACGAGCCGGTGGCGGAGGCGGCGATCGAGCGCCTCGTCGAGCGCGGCCTCTCGATCCCCGGCGACCTCTCGGTCCTCGCGGCCTGCGCGAGCTACGACGGCGCGGCGCTCCCGGTGCCGGTCAGCAGCATCCCCCTCCCGTTCGACGCGATGTGCCGCGCGGCCGTCGCCCGCACCCTCCAGCAGATCGACTCCGGCCGCACCACCGGCGTCGACCTCCTCCCGCCCCACTACGTCGACCGCGGCTCCCTAGCGCTCGCCGCGACCGGCGCCCCGGTGCCGGCCGCTCCCTGA
- a CDS encoding histidine phosphatase family protein, whose translation MRLLLIRHGQTPSNVDGILDTRIPGPGLTELGRSQAAALPTTLADEPIGALFVSTMKRTHETAAPLAAALGLEPVERAGIREIAAAGLEMRGDEAAVEEYMGTVFRWAGGETSLRLAGGETGDEFAARYDAVVAEAEATGHDVVALVSHGAAIRCWAGMRSLDLDADFIADHLLDNTGVVILEGSGSEWSLVSWEGEPISGVGVTAPSGPAGETTD comes from the coding sequence ATGCGCCTCCTCCTGATCCGCCACGGCCAGACCCCCTCCAACGTCGACGGCATCCTCGACACCCGCATCCCCGGCCCCGGGCTCACCGAGCTCGGCCGCAGCCAGGCCGCGGCCCTGCCGACGACGCTCGCCGACGAGCCGATCGGCGCGCTCTTCGTCTCGACGATGAAGCGCACCCATGAGACGGCCGCGCCCCTGGCCGCCGCACTCGGGCTCGAACCGGTCGAGCGCGCGGGCATCCGCGAGATCGCGGCCGCGGGCCTGGAGATGCGCGGCGACGAGGCCGCGGTCGAGGAGTACATGGGCACGGTCTTCCGCTGGGCGGGTGGCGAGACCTCGCTGCGGCTGGCGGGCGGCGAGACCGGTGACGAGTTCGCCGCCCGCTACGACGCGGTGGTGGCGGAGGCGGAGGCGACCGGACACGACGTCGTCGCGCTCGTCAGCCACGGCGCCGCCATCCGCTGCTGGGCCGGGATGCGCTCGCTCGACCTCGACGCGGACTTCATCGCCGACCATCTGCTCGACAACACCGGCGTCGTGATCCTCGAGGGCTCGGGCTCGGAGTGGTCGCTCGTCTCCTGGGAGGGCGAGCCGATCAGCGGCGTCGGCGTCACGGCCCCGTCCGGGCCGGCGGGCGAGACGACGGACTGA
- the xylA gene encoding xylose isomerase, with protein MSLTPTRADKFSFGLWTIGYNGTDPFGGPTRKPLDTVHAVEKLSELGAYGLTFHDDDLFAFGSTDAERQTEIDRLKGALESTGLIVPMVTTNLFSAPVFKDGGFTSNDRDVRRFALRKVLRNIDLAAELGAQTFVMWGGREGAEYDSAKDIRAALERYREAVNLLGDYVTDKGYDIRFAIEPKPNEPRGDILLPTLGHAIAFIDSLERPELVGVNPEVGHEQMAGLNFTAGIAQALYHGKLFHIDLNGQRGIKYDQDLVFGHGDLHNAFSLVDLLENGGPGGVPAYDGPRHFDYKPSRTEDETGVWDSAAANMRTYLLLKERAAAFRADPEVQEALAASKVGELSTPTLNEGESYDDLLADTASYESFDTDAYLGGKGFGFVRLQQLATEHLLGARG; from the coding sequence ATGTCCCTGACCCCCACCCGCGCCGACAAGTTCTCGTTCGGCCTCTGGACCATCGGCTACAACGGGACGGACCCGTTCGGCGGCCCGACCCGCAAGCCTCTCGACACCGTGCACGCGGTCGAGAAGCTGAGCGAGCTCGGCGCCTACGGCCTCACCTTCCACGACGACGACCTCTTCGCGTTCGGCTCGACCGACGCCGAGCGCCAGACCGAGATCGACCGCCTGAAGGGCGCGCTCGAGTCCACCGGCCTGATCGTCCCGATGGTCACCACCAACCTCTTCAGCGCCCCGGTCTTCAAGGACGGCGGCTTCACCTCGAACGACCGCGACGTGCGCCGCTTCGCGCTGCGCAAGGTCCTCCGCAACATCGACCTCGCCGCCGAGCTCGGCGCGCAGACCTTCGTGATGTGGGGCGGCCGCGAGGGCGCCGAGTACGACTCCGCCAAGGACATCCGCGCGGCCCTCGAGCGCTACCGCGAGGCCGTCAACCTGCTCGGCGACTACGTCACCGACAAGGGCTACGACATCCGCTTCGCGATCGAGCCCAAGCCCAACGAGCCCCGCGGCGACATCCTGCTGCCGACCCTCGGCCACGCGATCGCCTTCATCGACTCGCTCGAGCGCCCCGAGCTCGTCGGCGTGAACCCCGAGGTCGGCCACGAGCAGATGGCGGGCCTGAACTTCACGGCCGGCATCGCCCAGGCGCTGTACCACGGCAAGCTCTTCCACATCGACCTCAACGGCCAGCGCGGCATCAAGTACGACCAGGACCTCGTCTTCGGTCACGGCGACCTGCACAACGCGTTCTCGCTCGTCGACCTGCTGGAGAACGGCGGCCCCGGCGGCGTCCCGGCCTACGACGGCCCGCGCCACTTCGACTACAAGCCCTCGCGCACCGAGGACGAGACCGGAGTCTGGGACTCGGCCGCCGCCAACATGCGCACCTACCTGCTGCTCAAGGAGCGCGCCGCGGCCTTCCGCGCCGACCCCGAGGTCCAGGAGGCGCTCGCGGCGTCGAAGGTCGGCGAGCTGTCGACCCCGACGCTGAACGAGGGCGAGTCCTACGACGACCTGCTCGCGGACACCGCCTCCTACGAGTCGTTCGACACCGACGCGTACCTCGGCGGCAAGGGCTTCGGCTTCGTCCGCCTGCAGCAGCTCGCGACCGAGCACCTGCTCGGCGCGCGCGGCTGA
- the xylB gene encoding xylulokinase: MTLVAGIDSSTQSCKVVVRDLDTGAVVRTGRASHPDRTEVDPAAWWEALQIALADAGGLDDVAAISVGGQQHGMVVLDADGQVVRPALLWNDTRSAGAARDLIEELGAEAWAQRTGSVPVASFTATKLRWLRDAEPENAARVAAVALPHDWLTWRLLGYGPDSARGPQLDALTTDRSDASGTSYWGADGYDLDLFERALGHRALLPRVLGPSEQAGTTESGLVVGPGAGDNAGAALGLGAGPGDVVVSIGTSGTVFAVTDDPVRDASGTVAGFADASGRFLPLVATLNAARVLASTAGLLGSDFDAFSALALEAEPGSGGLVLVPYFEGERTPNLPDATASLHGMTIASTTRPNLARAAIEGMLCGLADGLDAVRAQGVEARRILLIGGAAQNSAVQLAASQVFDVPVVVPTPGEYVADGAAVQAAWALTGARPTWEVTSLAEPTPDHRPVIREQYAAARA, encoded by the coding sequence ATGACGCTCGTCGCAGGGATCGACTCGTCCACCCAGAGCTGCAAGGTGGTCGTCCGCGACCTCGACACGGGAGCCGTGGTCCGCACCGGCCGCGCCTCGCACCCGGACCGGACCGAGGTCGACCCGGCCGCGTGGTGGGAGGCGCTGCAGATCGCGCTCGCGGACGCGGGCGGACTCGACGACGTCGCCGCGATCTCGGTCGGCGGGCAGCAGCACGGCATGGTCGTGCTCGACGCCGACGGGCAGGTCGTCCGGCCCGCGCTGCTCTGGAACGACACCCGCAGCGCCGGCGCGGCGCGCGACCTGATCGAGGAGCTCGGCGCGGAGGCGTGGGCCCAGCGCACCGGCAGCGTCCCGGTCGCGTCCTTCACCGCCACCAAGCTGCGCTGGCTGCGCGACGCCGAGCCGGAGAACGCCGCGCGCGTCGCGGCCGTGGCGCTCCCGCACGACTGGCTGACCTGGCGCCTGCTCGGCTACGGCCCCGACTCCGCGCGCGGACCGCAGCTGGACGCGCTGACGACCGACCGCTCCGACGCCTCCGGCACCTCTTACTGGGGCGCCGACGGCTACGACCTCGACCTCTTCGAGCGCGCACTCGGGCACCGGGCGCTCCTCCCCCGCGTGCTCGGTCCCTCGGAGCAGGCGGGCACGACCGAGAGCGGTCTCGTCGTCGGTCCCGGCGCCGGCGACAACGCCGGCGCGGCGCTCGGGCTCGGCGCGGGGCCCGGCGACGTCGTGGTGAGCATCGGCACCAGCGGCACCGTCTTCGCGGTGACGGACGACCCGGTGCGCGACGCGTCGGGGACCGTCGCCGGATTCGCGGACGCGAGCGGACGGTTCCTGCCGCTGGTCGCGACGCTGAACGCGGCACGGGTGCTCGCCTCGACGGCCGGGCTGCTCGGCAGCGACTTCGACGCCTTCTCGGCGCTCGCGCTCGAGGCGGAGCCGGGCTCCGGCGGCCTCGTGCTCGTGCCCTACTTCGAGGGCGAGCGGACGCCGAACCTGCCCGACGCGACGGCGAGCCTGCACGGGATGACGATCGCGTCGACCACGCGGCCGAATCTGGCGCGCGCGGCGATCGAGGGCATGCTCTGCGGCCTCGCCGACGGCCTGGACGCCGTGCGGGCGCAGGGCGTCGAGGCGCGGCGGATCCTGCTGATCGGCGGGGCGGCGCAGAACAGCGCCGTGCAGCTGGCGGCCTCACAGGTCTTCGATGTGCCCGTGGTCGTGCCGACGCCCGGCGAGTACGTCGCCGACGGCGCCGCGGTGCAGGCCGCCTGGGCGCTGACCGGCGCGCGCCCGACCTGGGAGGTCACCTCCCTCGCCGAGCCGACGCCGGACCACCGCCCGGTCATCCGCGAGCAGTACGCGGCGGCCCGCGCCTGA
- a CDS encoding L-dopachrome tautomerase-related protein — MGFWGQDDDDPHGRPRPVDEPLGELELVHEFTEGPMPTGVSVSHTGRIFVNFPKWGDEVPATVVELRDGVAVPFPDEAWNSPDGDDDAEALVSVQSIVVDPADRLWILDTGSPLFQPTKRGGPKLVCVDLATDTVEKVIVLEPDVALPTTYLNDIRFDLRRGIAYITDSADSGPNGIIVVDLESGTAWRRLHEHPSTKALTPPELVPMAEGRVLMKRPADGDPEPVTMGADGIAISADGERLWYCPLASRRWYSVATDALVDRGVSDEDVAATVVDEGDKGGGADGLETDDRGRYYATSYENNAIVRRRTDGTLETLVHDERLLWPDTMSLATDGHLYVTANQLHRQADYQGGTDLRTYPYSLFRLAVDAGPVLLR; from the coding sequence ATGGGCTTCTGGGGACAGGACGACGACGACCCGCACGGCAGGCCGCGCCCGGTCGACGAGCCGCTGGGCGAGCTGGAGCTCGTGCACGAGTTCACCGAGGGGCCGATGCCGACGGGTGTGAGCGTGTCGCACACGGGCCGGATCTTCGTGAACTTCCCGAAGTGGGGCGACGAGGTGCCGGCGACGGTCGTCGAGCTGCGTGACGGCGTCGCGGTGCCGTTCCCGGACGAGGCGTGGAACTCGCCCGACGGGGACGACGACGCGGAGGCGCTGGTCTCGGTGCAGAGCATCGTGGTCGATCCGGCCGACCGGCTGTGGATCCTGGACACGGGCAGCCCGCTGTTCCAGCCGACGAAGCGCGGCGGCCCGAAGCTCGTCTGCGTCGACCTGGCGACGGACACGGTCGAGAAGGTGATCGTCCTCGAGCCGGACGTCGCGCTGCCGACGACCTACCTGAACGACATCCGCTTCGATCTGCGGCGCGGGATCGCCTACATCACCGACTCCGCCGATTCGGGGCCGAACGGGATCATCGTCGTGGACCTCGAGTCCGGCACCGCCTGGCGCCGCCTGCACGAGCACCCCAGCACCAAGGCGCTGACGCCGCCCGAGCTCGTGCCGATGGCCGAGGGTCGGGTGCTGATGAAGCGGCCGGCCGACGGCGACCCCGAGCCCGTGACGATGGGCGCGGACGGCATCGCGATCTCGGCCGACGGCGAGCGGCTCTGGTACTGCCCGCTCGCCTCACGGCGCTGGTACAGCGTGGCGACCGACGCGCTCGTCGACCGCGGCGTCTCCGACGAGGACGTCGCCGCGACGGTCGTCGACGAGGGCGACAAGGGCGGCGGGGCGGACGGACTCGAGACCGACGACCGGGGGCGGTACTACGCGACGAGCTACGAGAACAACGCGATCGTGCGCCGCCGCACCGACGGCACCCTCGAGACCCTCGTGCACGACGAGCGCCTGCTCTGGCCCGACACGATGTCGCTCGCGACCGACGGGCACCTCTACGTCACCGCCAACCAGCTGCACCGGCAGGCCGACTACCAGGGCGGGACGGACCTGCGGACGTACCCGTACTCGCTGTTCCGCCTCGCGGTCGACGCGGGGCCGGTGCTGCTGCGCTGA
- a CDS encoding quaternary amine ABC transporter ATP-binding protein: MERATATLEREGPALEARNLFKVFGRRPDEVVRRLREGADRADLAGQGTAAVIDSSFEVRRGEIFVVMGLSGSGKSTLIRMLNGLQEPTAGEVLIEGTTITGVSDKELRRVRRSSISMVFQHFALLPHRTVLDNVAYPLEIQGVPAAERRERALLAVERAGLAGWHEKMPDELSGGMRQRVGLARALAADTDIVLMDEAFSALDPLIRREMQEQLIELQHELGKTIVFITHDLNEAMLLGDRIAVMRDGRIVQIGTPEEILTDPANDYVAQFVQDVDRARVLTASAVMEPARSVVTLAAGPRAALRTMRDQQTAAAFVVGAGRRLLGTVRDRDVIEQVRAGTTDLSLVVTEAVVSVGPDTALSEIIEPAVESALPVAVVDEAGRLLGAIPRVTLLAALGNLGPQTGGLPLVEPPATLPTELVTATLHATGGPVDDAVLASEGGVR; the protein is encoded by the coding sequence CTGGAGCGGGCCACAGCGACCCTCGAGCGGGAGGGCCCGGCCCTCGAGGCGAGGAACCTCTTCAAGGTCTTCGGCCGCCGGCCCGACGAGGTCGTGCGGCGGCTGCGCGAGGGTGCCGACCGCGCCGACCTCGCGGGCCAGGGCACCGCGGCCGTGATCGACTCCTCCTTCGAGGTGCGCCGCGGCGAGATCTTCGTCGTGATGGGGCTGTCCGGCTCCGGCAAGTCGACGCTCATCCGCATGCTCAACGGCCTGCAGGAGCCGACCGCGGGCGAGGTGCTGATCGAGGGCACCACGATCACCGGCGTCTCCGACAAGGAGCTCCGCCGCGTGCGCCGCTCCTCGATCTCGATGGTCTTCCAGCACTTCGCGCTGCTGCCGCACCGCACCGTGCTCGACAACGTGGCCTACCCGCTCGAGATCCAGGGCGTGCCGGCCGCCGAGCGCCGCGAGCGCGCGCTGCTCGCGGTCGAGCGGGCCGGCCTCGCCGGCTGGCACGAGAAGATGCCCGACGAGCTCTCCGGCGGCATGCGCCAGCGGGTCGGACTCGCCCGGGCGCTCGCCGCCGACACCGACATCGTGCTGATGGACGAGGCGTTCTCGGCGCTCGATCCGCTCATCCGCCGCGAGATGCAGGAGCAGCTGATCGAGCTGCAGCACGAGCTCGGCAAGACCATCGTCTTCATCACCCACGACCTCAACGAGGCCATGCTCCTCGGCGACCGGATCGCGGTCATGCGCGACGGCCGGATCGTCCAGATCGGCACCCCGGAGGAGATCCTCACCGACCCGGCGAACGACTACGTCGCGCAGTTCGTGCAGGACGTCGACCGCGCCCGCGTGCTCACCGCGTCCGCCGTGATGGAGCCGGCGCGCTCCGTGGTGACGCTCGCTGCCGGTCCCCGCGCCGCCCTGCGCACCATGCGCGACCAGCAGACCGCGGCGGCCTTCGTCGTCGGCGCCGGTCGCCGGCTGCTCGGCACCGTCCGCGACCGCGACGTGATCGAGCAGGTCCGCGCCGGCACCACCGACCTCTCGCTCGTCGTCACCGAGGCCGTCGTCAGCGTCGGCCCCGACACCGCGCTCAGCGAGATCATCGAGCCGGCCGTCGAGTCGGCGCTGCCGGTGGCCGTCGTCGACGAGGCGGGGCGGCTCCTCGGCGCGATCCCACGCGTGACGCTGCTCGCGGCCCTCGGCAATCTCGGCCCGCAGACCGGCGGCCTGCCGCTCGTCGAGCCGCCGGCCACGCTCCCGACCGAGCTGGTCACCGCGACCCTGCACGCGACCGGCGGCCCCGTCGACGACGCCGTGCTCGCGAGCGAGGGGGGCGTGCGATGA
- a CDS encoding ABC transporter permease/substrate binding protein, whose protein sequence is MNPDLRLPLGAVAENVVDLLTQTFQPVFDLLRTVFGAAYTGVDFVLATPPFWVVIALIAVLAYAARGWVFGLGSAVGLLLIASVDQWDNAMDSLALVLVASAVAIALSVPLGILAARNRTASMILRPVLDFMQTMPAFVYLIPALILFRVGVVPGIVATIVFAMAPGVRLTELGVRGVDSELVEAGESFGSSKWRILRQIQLPLALPSILAGLNQVIMLSLSMVVIAGMVGAGGLGGDVVASIGRIDVALGFEAGIAVVILAIILDRMTSALGAPSPARVARASSRKAVVATRTAIAAVSVGVVASLGASAVAGPATTASVDNGDRTDVTLAVFQGWDEGIAASRLWGAVLEEEGYDVTLQSIDVAPGFSGLASGDYDLALDIWLPITHGDYLDEYGDRIVDLGAWNDDAKLTIAVNEDAPIDTLEELAANPEVVGNRLVGIEPGSGLNGITTDAVIPGYGLEGMEYLTSSTPAMLQELSSATAAGENIAVTLWRPHWAYDAFPVKDLEDPKGLLGEAEGIHAFGSASFDSEFPTLSSWLRDFRMDSDTLYSLENALFNEGADDQDAALESWLAENREYVDGLTS, encoded by the coding sequence ATGAACCCGGACCTCCGCCTCCCGCTCGGCGCTGTCGCCGAGAACGTCGTCGACCTGCTGACGCAGACCTTCCAGCCGGTCTTCGACCTGCTCCGCACGGTCTTCGGCGCCGCCTACACCGGCGTCGACTTCGTGCTGGCGACCCCGCCGTTCTGGGTCGTCATCGCCCTGATCGCGGTGCTCGCCTACGCCGCGCGCGGCTGGGTCTTCGGGCTCGGCTCCGCGGTCGGGCTCCTGCTGATCGCGAGCGTCGACCAGTGGGACAACGCGATGGACTCGCTCGCCCTGGTGCTCGTCGCCTCCGCCGTCGCGATCGCGCTAAGCGTGCCGCTCGGGATCCTCGCGGCCCGCAACCGGACCGCTTCGATGATCCTGCGCCCGGTCCTCGACTTCATGCAGACCATGCCGGCGTTCGTGTATCTCATTCCGGCGCTGATCCTCTTCCGCGTCGGCGTCGTGCCCGGCATCGTCGCGACGATCGTCTTCGCGATGGCCCCGGGCGTCCGGCTGACCGAGCTGGGCGTCCGCGGTGTCGACTCCGAGCTGGTCGAGGCGGGCGAGTCGTTCGGCTCGTCGAAGTGGCGCATCCTCCGGCAGATCCAGCTGCCGCTCGCGCTGCCGTCGATCCTGGCCGGCCTCAACCAGGTCATCATGCTGTCGCTCTCGATGGTCGTCATCGCGGGCATGGTCGGCGCGGGCGGTCTCGGCGGGGACGTCGTGGCCAGCATCGGCCGGATCGACGTGGCGCTCGGCTTCGAAGCGGGCATCGCGGTGGTGATCCTGGCGATCATCCTCGACCGGATGACGAGCGCCCTCGGCGCCCCGTCGCCGGCCCGCGTCGCCCGGGCGAGCAGCCGCAAGGCCGTCGTCGCGACCCGCACGGCCATCGCCGCGGTGTCGGTCGGCGTCGTCGCGTCGCTCGGCGCGTCGGCCGTCGCCGGCCCGGCGACCACCGCGTCCGTCGACAACGGCGACCGCACCGACGTCACCCTCGCCGTCTTCCAGGGCTGGGACGAGGGCATCGCCGCATCGCGGCTCTGGGGCGCGGTGCTCGAGGAGGAAGGCTACGACGTGACGCTGCAGAGCATCGACGTGGCGCCCGGCTTTTCGGGCCTCGCCAGCGGCGACTACGACCTGGCGCTGGACATCTGGCTGCCGATCACCCACGGCGACTACCTCGACGAGTACGGCGACCGCATCGTCGACCTCGGCGCCTGGAACGACGACGCGAAGCTCACCATCGCGGTGAACGAGGACGCGCCGATCGACACCCTCGAGGAGCTCGCGGCGAACCCCGAGGTCGTCGGGAACCGCCTGGTCGGCATCGAGCCCGGCTCGGGGCTCAACGGGATCACGACCGATGCGGTCATCCCCGGCTACGGCCTGGAGGGCATGGAGTACCTCACCTCGTCCACGCCCGCGATGCTGCAGGAGCTCTCCAGCGCGACGGCGGCCGGCGAGAACATCGCGGTGACGCTGTGGCGCCCGCACTGGGCCTACGACGCGTTCCCGGTGAAGGACCTCGAGGACCCGAAGGGACTGCTCGGCGAGGCCGAGGGGATCCACGCCTTCGGCTCCGCGTCGTTCGACAGCGAGTTCCCGACGCTGAGCAGCTGGCTGCGCGACTTCCGCATGGACTCGGACACGCTGTACTCGCTCGAGAACGCGCTGTTCAACGAGGGCGCCGACGACCAGGACGCGGCCCTCGAGTCGTGGCTGGCGGAGAACCGGGAGTACGTCGACGGGCTGACGAGCTGA
- a CDS encoding LacI family DNA-binding transcriptional regulator — translation MPEDKPAPRAPSIYDVARAAGVSHQTVSRVLNDHPSLRAETKKRVLGVMAELDYRPNLAARALVTSRTRTIGVLSSQSLQFGPASSIQAIEVAARDAGYLVVTANVDGTDGDSIQAGIRHLLNQAVEGLVVIAPQIRVFDILSGVALRIPNVTLQTTDAERGDALYVDQMAGARMATAHLIELGHTEIVHLSGPQDWIEAEARMRGYLVELGDRNLPLRPPILGDWSAERGHHVGLELSRLLDVTAVFAANDQMALGVMSAFHERGIRVPEDVSVIGFDDIPEAAYYWPPLTSVRQDFAELGRRCVATLLSLIEGERPEASPPIDPQLMVRGSTAVPRSLASAARAAHR, via the coding sequence ATGCCGGAAGACAAGCCCGCGCCGCGGGCCCCGAGCATCTACGACGTCGCCCGGGCCGCCGGAGTGTCGCACCAGACCGTCTCCCGGGTGCTCAACGACCACCCGAGCCTGCGCGCCGAGACCAAGAAGCGCGTGCTCGGCGTGATGGCCGAGCTCGACTACCGCCCCAACCTCGCCGCCCGCGCGCTGGTCACCAGCCGCACCCGCACCATCGGCGTGCTCTCCTCGCAGAGCCTGCAGTTCGGCCCCGCGTCGAGCATCCAGGCCATCGAAGTCGCCGCCCGCGACGCCGGCTACCTCGTCGTCACGGCCAACGTCGACGGCACCGACGGCGACTCCATTCAGGCCGGGATCCGGCACCTGCTCAACCAGGCGGTCGAGGGTCTGGTGGTCATCGCCCCGCAGATCCGCGTCTTCGACATCCTCTCCGGCGTCGCGCTGCGGATCCCGAACGTCACCCTGCAGACCACCGACGCCGAGCGCGGCGACGCGCTCTACGTCGACCAGATGGCCGGCGCGCGGATGGCGACCGCGCACCTGATCGAGCTCGGCCACACCGAGATCGTGCACCTCTCCGGGCCGCAGGACTGGATCGAGGCCGAGGCCAGGATGCGCGGCTACCTCGTGGAGCTCGGCGACCGGAACCTGCCGCTGCGCCCGCCGATCCTCGGCGACTGGAGCGCCGAGCGCGGCCACCACGTCGGCCTCGAGCTCAGCCGCCTCCTCGACGTCACCGCGGTCTTCGCCGCCAACGACCAGATGGCGCTGGGCGTGATGAGCGCGTTCCACGAGCGCGGGATCCGCGTCCCCGAGGACGTCAGCGTCATCGGCTTCGACGACATCCCCGAGGCCGCCTACTACTGGCCGCCGCTGACGAGCGTGCGGCAGGACTTCGCCGAGCTCGGCCGCCGCTGCGTGGCCACGCTGCTGAGCCTGATCGAGGGCGAGCGCCCCGAGGCGTCCCCGCCGATCGACCCGCAGCTGATGGTCCGCGGCTCCACCGCCGTTCCCCGGTCGCTCGCGAGCGCCGCGCGCGCGGCGCACCGATGA